From a region of the Tenggerimyces flavus genome:
- a CDS encoding family 10 glycosylhydrolase, which translates to MRRTLSAILGIVLAGALVAAPSATTALAEPGSKGSAVQKQWRSYWVDSFNAGIYTPAQGDQLIKDAQAINANVLIVQVGRWQDCFCNRSTYPKTHVAVDPPPYDPLDMIIDKAHAAGLQVHAWVNVAPMWHLATAPPQADHVFNTHGLNATGADRWVNKRYDGTEVVDNNTFTFMDPGNPAAAEYMAKGVTSIAKNYDVDGMNLDFIRYPDYSLTSAAGEWGYTETALKRFHALTGRTDIPVPSDPQWSQWRRDQVSNIVRRIYLGMAEVNPKARLSIDGIVYEHGPSATPGGWEGTRTYKEVMQDWRSWLDEGILDTVVAMNYKRELNPDHVNMYREWNEYLKDHQYGRQNVVGPAIYLNTIPNSVIQAREAFKPSAAGNSVIGWSGYSYAAPTLAVTAGQAPAATERPALAAALTTADPLGEQPLFADKAKVPKMDWKESPKTGAVVGSLKLHDGTPLDQVSITARNVVTGQKVTGRVTDGTGWFGFVDLRPGTWLIEAKLPKGVVGKHLDAVHIKKGKVAKASLSPLFKRH; encoded by the coding sequence TTGCGACGTACCCTCAGCGCGATACTCGGCATCGTTCTCGCCGGCGCGCTCGTGGCCGCCCCATCGGCCACCACCGCGCTCGCCGAGCCTGGGTCGAAGGGATCGGCGGTGCAGAAACAGTGGCGTAGCTACTGGGTCGACTCGTTCAACGCGGGCATCTACACCCCAGCTCAGGGCGACCAGCTCATCAAGGACGCCCAAGCGATCAACGCGAACGTGCTCATCGTCCAGGTCGGGCGCTGGCAGGACTGCTTCTGCAACCGGTCGACCTACCCGAAGACCCACGTCGCGGTCGACCCGCCGCCGTACGACCCGCTCGACATGATCATCGACAAGGCCCACGCGGCCGGCCTGCAGGTCCACGCCTGGGTGAACGTCGCCCCGATGTGGCACCTCGCGACCGCACCGCCGCAGGCCGACCACGTCTTCAACACCCACGGCCTGAACGCCACGGGTGCGGACCGCTGGGTGAACAAGCGGTACGACGGCACCGAGGTCGTCGACAACAACACGTTCACGTTCATGGACCCGGGCAACCCCGCGGCGGCCGAGTACATGGCCAAGGGTGTCACCAGCATCGCGAAGAACTACGACGTCGACGGCATGAACCTCGACTTCATCCGCTACCCGGACTACAGCCTCACCTCGGCTGCCGGCGAGTGGGGCTACACCGAGACCGCGCTGAAGCGGTTCCACGCCCTGACCGGTCGAACGGACATTCCCGTTCCGTCCGACCCGCAGTGGAGCCAGTGGCGGCGCGACCAGGTGTCGAACATCGTCCGCCGTATCTACCTCGGGATGGCCGAGGTCAACCCGAAGGCGCGGCTGTCGATCGACGGGATCGTGTACGAGCACGGGCCCAGCGCGACGCCTGGTGGCTGGGAAGGCACGCGTACGTACAAGGAAGTCATGCAGGACTGGCGTTCGTGGCTGGACGAGGGAATCCTCGACACGGTCGTCGCTATGAACTACAAGCGCGAGCTGAACCCGGACCACGTGAACATGTACCGGGAGTGGAACGAGTATCTGAAGGATCACCAGTACGGGCGGCAGAACGTCGTCGGTCCGGCGATCTACCTCAACACGATCCCGAACAGCGTGATCCAGGCGCGGGAGGCGTTCAAGCCCTCGGCGGCGGGGAACTCGGTGATCGGGTGGAGCGGCTACTCGTACGCGGCGCCGACCCTGGCCGTGACGGCGGGGCAGGCTCCGGCGGCGACGGAACGGCCCGCGCTCGCGGCCGCGCTGACGACGGCGGATCCGCTGGGTGAGCAGCCCCTCTTCGCCGACAAGGCCAAGGTGCCGAAGATGGACTGGAAGGAGAGCCCGAAGACCGGTGCGGTCGTCGGCTCCCTGAAGCTCCACGACGGAACGCCGCTGGACCAGGTCTCGATCACCGCGCGCAACGTGGTGACAGGCCAGAAGGTGACCGGTCGGGTGACCGACGGCACCGGCTGGTTCGGCTTCGTCGACCTTCGCCCCGGCACCTGGCTGATCGAGGCGAAGCTCCCCAAGGGCGTCGTCGGCAAGCACCTCGACGCGGTCCATATCAAGAAGGGCAAGGTGGCGAAGGCCTCGCTCTCGCCACTGTTCAAGAGGCACTAA
- a CDS encoding diacylglycerol/lipid kinase family protein yields MESLLVVTNTDAGSTDEASFESALSVLRVGADVQVCRTSMPSELESALHRRGGRTVVVAGGDGTLHNVVSALHRRNELADAVVALLPFGTGNDFARGLGLPLEPTAAAQVVLDGVVRRLDLLEDCRGGVVVNAAHVGVGADAARRASSLKSRFGRFAYPMGAVAAGVRARPLHVRVEADNRVLADFDRPVLMVGVSNAPTIGGGLAFAPLAHPGDGRAEVMVSFAVGPLARAKYAVSLSRQRHLERSDVLHLRASKVSIVGQRFDVNADGELRGPEQHLTWKVVPERLRMVVPA; encoded by the coding sequence GTGGAATCCCTGCTCGTCGTGACCAACACCGACGCCGGCAGTACTGACGAAGCCTCCTTCGAGTCCGCTCTGTCTGTGCTGCGCGTCGGCGCTGACGTGCAGGTTTGTCGTACGTCGATGCCGAGCGAGCTGGAAAGCGCGCTGCACCGCCGCGGCGGCCGTACGGTCGTGGTGGCCGGCGGCGACGGCACGCTCCACAACGTGGTCTCGGCCCTGCACCGGCGCAACGAGCTGGCCGACGCGGTCGTGGCGCTGCTCCCGTTCGGGACCGGCAACGACTTCGCCCGCGGGCTGGGCCTGCCGCTCGAGCCGACCGCCGCCGCGCAGGTCGTGCTCGACGGCGTCGTCCGACGGCTGGACCTGCTCGAGGACTGCCGCGGCGGCGTGGTCGTCAACGCGGCGCACGTCGGGGTCGGCGCCGACGCGGCCCGGCGGGCGTCTTCGCTGAAGTCCCGGTTCGGCCGGTTCGCGTACCCGATGGGCGCGGTCGCGGCCGGCGTACGGGCTCGACCGCTGCACGTGCGGGTCGAGGCGGACAACCGCGTGCTTGCGGACTTCGACCGGCCGGTGCTGATGGTCGGGGTGAGCAACGCGCCGACGATCGGCGGCGGCCTCGCGTTCGCCCCGCTCGCGCACCCGGGCGACGGGCGCGCGGAGGTGATGGTCTCGTTCGCCGTGGGGCCGCTGGCCCGGGCGAAGTACGCGGTCAGCCTCAGCCGGCAGCGCCACCTGGAGCGGTCGGACGTGCTGCACCTGCGGGCCAGCAAGGTGAGCATCGTCGGGCAGCGCTTCGACGTGAACGCCGACGGCGAGCTGCGCGGCCCGGAACAGCACCTCACCTGGAAGGTCGTCCCGGAACGCCTGCGGATGGTTGTGCCCGCGTAG
- a CDS encoding class F sortase, translating to MASEDSGNVVKNVGTLVGVLLFVGLVAWGPFGVGEIVTRAVAPKPAPTVSVPTLQPSSPQELVIPRLKVKARVVSVELRGDLTLQPPRSPSLVGWWTGSARPGTSRGGTVIAGHTVHTGGGALDSLPTLRVGDRVDVRTKVGTMRYRVDEVVTYHKDQVAREASEIFGQDRSARLVVVTCDEWDGSSYLSNVVAYATPVQAIPVAKKAA from the coding sequence GTGGCGTCGGAGGATTCTGGCAACGTCGTCAAGAACGTCGGCACGCTGGTCGGGGTGCTGCTGTTCGTCGGACTGGTCGCCTGGGGCCCGTTCGGCGTGGGCGAGATCGTGACGCGGGCGGTCGCGCCCAAGCCCGCGCCGACGGTGTCGGTGCCGACGTTGCAGCCGTCGTCACCGCAGGAGTTGGTGATCCCGCGCCTGAAGGTGAAGGCGCGGGTGGTCTCGGTGGAGCTGCGCGGCGACCTGACGTTGCAGCCGCCTCGTTCGCCGTCGTTGGTCGGCTGGTGGACGGGCTCGGCGCGGCCGGGCACGTCCCGCGGTGGAACGGTGATCGCCGGCCACACCGTGCACACCGGCGGCGGAGCGTTGGACTCGCTGCCGACGCTGCGGGTGGGTGACCGGGTGGACGTGCGGACGAAGGTGGGCACGATGCGGTACCGGGTGGACGAGGTGGTGACGTACCACAAGGACCAGGTGGCGCGCGAGGCGTCGGAGATCTTCGGCCAGGATCGTTCGGCCCGCTTGGTGGTCGTGACCTGCGACGAGTGGGACGGCTCGTCGTACCTGTCGAACGTGGTGGCGTACGCGACGCCGGTGCAGGCAATCCCAGTGGCGAAGAAGGCGGCCTGA
- a CDS encoding adenylosuccinate synthase, whose product MPAIVLVGAQWGDEGKGKLTDLLGGSVDYCVRYQGGNNAGHTVVVDGETYALHLLPSGVLNPDCVPVIGNGVVVDPAVLLDEISALEARGKTCQRLLLSANAHLIAPYHVTVDKVTERFLGKNQIGTTGRGIGPAYADKVNRVGVRVQDLFDPNILRQKVEAALEQKNHLLVKIYNRRAIGVSEVVEGFLRYAEALRPYVADTMLVLNKALDDGKVVLLEGAQGSLLDVDHGTYPFVTSSNPTAGGACIGSGIGPTRIDRIVGVLKAYTTRVGAGPFPTELFDADGERLRSVGGEYGVTTGRARRCGWFDAVIGRYATRVNGFTDYMVTKLDVLSGFERLPVCVAYDVDGTRHDEIPMSQTDFHHATPIFEYLDGWTEDISEARSFEDLPKAAQAYVRAIEELVSAPIAAVGVGPGRDSTIVLRDLIA is encoded by the coding sequence ATGCCCGCGATCGTGCTCGTCGGTGCCCAGTGGGGCGACGAAGGCAAGGGCAAGCTGACCGACCTGCTCGGTGGATCGGTCGACTACTGCGTCCGCTACCAGGGCGGCAACAACGCCGGCCACACCGTGGTGGTGGACGGCGAGACGTACGCACTCCACCTGCTCCCGTCCGGTGTGCTCAACCCGGACTGCGTCCCCGTGATCGGCAACGGTGTCGTTGTCGACCCGGCCGTGCTGCTCGACGAGATCAGCGCGCTGGAGGCCCGCGGCAAGACCTGCCAGCGGCTGCTGCTGTCGGCCAACGCGCACCTGATCGCGCCGTACCACGTGACCGTCGACAAGGTCACCGAGCGGTTCCTCGGCAAGAACCAGATCGGCACGACCGGCCGCGGCATCGGGCCCGCGTACGCCGACAAGGTCAACCGGGTGGGCGTGCGCGTGCAGGACCTGTTCGACCCGAACATCCTGCGCCAGAAGGTCGAAGCCGCGCTCGAGCAGAAGAACCACCTGCTGGTGAAGATCTACAACCGCCGCGCGATCGGCGTGAGCGAGGTCGTCGAGGGGTTCCTGCGGTACGCCGAGGCGCTGCGTCCGTACGTCGCGGACACGATGCTCGTGCTGAACAAGGCGCTCGACGACGGCAAGGTCGTGCTGCTGGAGGGCGCGCAGGGTTCGCTGCTCGACGTCGACCACGGCACGTATCCGTTCGTCACCTCGTCGAACCCGACCGCGGGCGGCGCCTGCATCGGCTCCGGGATCGGGCCGACGCGGATCGACCGGATCGTCGGTGTGCTGAAGGCGTACACGACCCGGGTGGGTGCGGGACCGTTCCCGACGGAGCTCTTCGACGCCGACGGCGAGCGGCTGCGCTCGGTGGGCGGCGAGTACGGCGTGACGACCGGGCGCGCGCGGCGCTGCGGGTGGTTCGACGCGGTGATCGGGCGGTACGCGACGCGGGTGAACGGCTTCACCGACTACATGGTGACGAAGCTGGACGTGCTGTCCGGGTTCGAGCGGCTGCCGGTGTGCGTGGCGTACGACGTCGACGGCACGCGGCACGACGAGATCCCGATGTCGCAGACCGACTTCCACCACGCGACGCCGATCTTCGAGTACCTCGACGGCTGGACCGAGGACATCTCCGAGGCGCGCTCGTTCGAGGACCTGCCGAAGGCGGCGCAGGCCTACGTGCGGGCGATCGAGGAGCTCGTCAGCGCTCCGATCGCCGCCGTGGGCGTGGGTCCGGGCCGCGACAGCACGATCGTTCTGCGTGATCTGATCGCGTAA
- a CDS encoding DinB family protein codes for MPPLRERPPMVADERTQLLGWFELQRSIVHHKCEGLSDADAHRVVVPTSPLMTVAGLVSHLRWVEHTWFEVLFRGGVADSPAFSEEPEDADMIVPPDVPLAQLLDEYAAQCKASNEIIAAHSLDDVGNHPDFAAARASLRWMMIHMIEETARHAGHLDLIRELLDGEKSYF; via the coding sequence GTGCCTCCCCTACGTGAACGCCCGCCGATGGTGGCGGATGAGCGGACCCAGCTGCTGGGCTGGTTCGAGCTGCAGCGGTCGATCGTGCACCACAAGTGCGAGGGCCTGTCGGACGCGGACGCGCACCGCGTGGTGGTGCCGACCTCGCCGCTGATGACGGTGGCGGGGCTGGTGTCGCATCTGCGGTGGGTCGAACACACCTGGTTCGAGGTCCTCTTCCGCGGCGGCGTGGCCGACAGCCCGGCGTTCTCCGAGGAGCCGGAGGACGCCGACATGATCGTCCCCCCGGACGTGCCGCTGGCCCAGCTGCTGGACGAGTACGCCGCGCAGTGCAAGGCGTCGAACGAGATCATCGCCGCCCATTCCCTGGACGACGTGGGCAACCACCCCGACTTCGCGGCGGCCCGAGCATCGCTGCGCTGGATGATGATCCACATGATCGAGGAAACCGCCCGCCACGCCGGCCACCTCGACCTGATCCGCGAGTTGCTGGACGGTGAGAAGAGCTACTTCTGA
- a CDS encoding extracellular solute-binding protein codes for MELHPMTRRELLRGLSALAVVGAAGTACGGPEPKQASGTIRASELPSFADPGIVKPDLKSAYPGGMNAYFRYPPNPAAAFKDKPLGGGTVKGLTYTFDPVAPGLAENPLWQKVNEQIGGDLSITYAPSADYAQRFATTIASDDLPDLVTIYGQVQQLPGLLKSKFTDLSEHLAGDAIQAYPNLAGLATDSWRETMLDGSIWGIPIARPPVSGTMFARKDLLDKQGLSLQPTTFAEFKDLLTALTDKRGSRWACGDPGGVLGMITAALGVPSAWIEKDGAFTANLELEQYEAALEDTRALVAAEVFHPDGMTATNNQRNDWFTQGRTPLVIGGFVGWSKYEMWGAAVQGFQLATILPFSYDGTTKPVHGRGAVIQAMTAIKKSDPSRVKELLRLLDWLATPFGSAEYVLRNYGVENVTYTLKGTDPIVNASGQTLRLVPFKYLSDGTQVIYDPGLQRVAQARFDYQEAALEIIDRDPTLGLYSETEAAKNAQLSAKLTDARTEILRGQKPVSTWKEAVDTWRKDGGDTIRDEYEAAYAKASGSR; via the coding sequence ATGGAACTCCACCCCATGACACGGCGCGAACTGCTGCGGGGGCTGTCGGCGCTCGCCGTCGTCGGCGCCGCGGGAACCGCCTGCGGAGGACCCGAACCGAAGCAAGCGTCCGGGACGATCCGGGCCTCGGAGCTGCCGAGCTTCGCCGACCCGGGCATCGTGAAACCCGACCTGAAGAGCGCGTATCCCGGCGGGATGAACGCGTACTTCCGGTACCCGCCGAACCCCGCCGCGGCGTTCAAGGACAAGCCGCTGGGCGGCGGCACCGTCAAGGGGCTGACGTACACGTTCGACCCGGTCGCGCCCGGCCTTGCGGAGAATCCCCTGTGGCAGAAGGTGAACGAGCAGATCGGCGGCGATCTGTCCATCACCTACGCGCCGTCCGCGGACTACGCTCAGCGCTTCGCGACGACGATCGCGAGTGACGACCTGCCCGACCTGGTGACCATCTACGGCCAGGTCCAGCAACTGCCCGGACTGCTGAAGTCGAAGTTCACCGACCTCAGCGAACACCTCGCCGGCGACGCGATCCAGGCCTACCCGAACCTCGCCGGGCTCGCCACCGACTCGTGGCGCGAGACCATGCTCGACGGTTCGATCTGGGGCATCCCCATCGCCCGGCCGCCGGTCTCCGGCACCATGTTCGCGCGTAAGGATCTGCTCGACAAGCAAGGACTTTCGCTGCAGCCTACGACCTTCGCCGAGTTCAAGGACCTGCTCACCGCACTGACCGACAAGCGCGGCTCGCGGTGGGCGTGCGGCGACCCGGGCGGTGTGCTCGGGATGATCACCGCGGCGTTGGGCGTCCCGTCGGCATGGATCGAGAAGGACGGTGCGTTCACCGCCAACCTCGAACTGGAGCAGTACGAGGCCGCGCTCGAGGACACCCGCGCGCTGGTCGCGGCAGAAGTCTTCCATCCCGACGGCATGACGGCGACGAACAACCAGCGCAACGACTGGTTCACCCAGGGCAGAACGCCCCTGGTGATCGGGGGGTTCGTTGGTTGGAGCAAGTACGAGATGTGGGGCGCGGCCGTGCAGGGCTTCCAGTTGGCCACGATCCTGCCGTTCAGCTACGACGGCACCACCAAGCCGGTGCACGGTCGTGGCGCCGTGATCCAGGCGATGACGGCGATCAAGAAGTCCGATCCTTCCCGGGTCAAAGAGCTGCTGCGGCTGCTCGACTGGCTGGCGACCCCGTTCGGCTCGGCCGAGTACGTCCTGCGCAACTACGGCGTCGAGAACGTGACGTACACGCTGAAGGGAACCGACCCGATCGTCAACGCCAGCGGGCAGACGCTCCGGCTGGTTCCGTTCAAGTACCTGTCCGACGGGACGCAGGTCATCTACGACCCTGGCCTGCAGCGGGTCGCCCAGGCGCGGTTCGACTATCAGGAGGCCGCGCTGGAGATCATCGACCGAGACCCGACGCTCGGCCTCTACTCCGAGACCGAGGCGGCGAAGAACGCGCAGCTCTCCGCCAAGCTGACCGACGCGCGGACCGAGATCCTGCGCGGCCAGAAACCCGTGTCCACGTGGAAGGAAGCGGTGGACACGTGGCGCAAGGACGGCGGTGACACGATCCGCGACGAGTACGAGGCCGCGTACGCGAAGGCCTCAGGCTCGCGGTAG
- a CDS encoding polysaccharide pyruvyl transferase family protein gives MVQIAVVAGWQTVNIGDVAHSPGTLEAFRRFAPEARLTLWARNIDTGVRRLISRYFPDVEVVDDKLAPDGTPTPAVERLFAEADLLVHGSGPSLVAQAEVAAWRRHAGKPYGFFGITVDPLRPYHATLDRSATMIDALRGDLLTPVERELLHDAAFVYCRDSLTERFLNGQGLPVPELAFGPDATVIFDLADDEHATKILQTYGLVPGRFLCAVPRLRYTPYYRIRGHAPRAEDLRRDAYNEGYVESDLAVLRQGIVDWVRQTGMPALVVPEMTYEVELAEQRLAGTFPEDVAGQVHVLPRFWDVTEASAVYRHAAAVLSMECHSPLLALAEGVPALYLRQPTDTIKGRMCADLDRQVVELASPTATGDVTDWVARTHADLPAARAATDQARARAHDRLREMVAKALEAVAEKVG, from the coding sequence ATGGTCCAGATCGCTGTCGTGGCCGGTTGGCAGACCGTGAACATCGGGGACGTCGCGCACAGCCCCGGCACGCTGGAGGCGTTCCGGCGCTTCGCTCCCGAGGCGCGACTCACGCTGTGGGCAAGGAACATCGACACCGGCGTGCGGCGCCTTATCTCCCGCTACTTTCCCGACGTCGAGGTCGTGGACGACAAGCTCGCGCCGGACGGCACGCCGACACCGGCGGTGGAACGGCTGTTCGCGGAGGCCGATCTACTCGTCCACGGCTCCGGTCCCTCGCTCGTCGCGCAGGCCGAGGTCGCCGCGTGGCGGCGCCACGCGGGCAAGCCGTACGGCTTCTTCGGGATCACCGTCGACCCGCTGCGCCCGTACCACGCGACGCTGGACCGGTCGGCGACGATGATCGACGCGCTCCGCGGGGACCTGTTGACACCCGTGGAACGAGAGCTGCTGCACGACGCCGCGTTCGTGTACTGCCGCGACTCGCTGACCGAACGATTCCTCAACGGACAAGGGCTTCCCGTGCCCGAGCTCGCGTTCGGCCCGGACGCGACGGTGATCTTCGACCTCGCCGACGACGAGCACGCTACCAAGATCCTCCAGACCTACGGGCTCGTTCCTGGCAGGTTCCTCTGTGCGGTGCCGCGGCTGCGCTACACGCCCTATTACCGCATCCGCGGCCACGCACCGCGGGCGGAGGACCTGCGCCGCGACGCGTACAACGAGGGCTACGTCGAATCCGACCTCGCCGTGCTCCGTCAGGGCATCGTCGACTGGGTCCGGCAGACCGGCATGCCCGCGCTCGTCGTTCCGGAGATGACGTACGAGGTCGAGCTCGCCGAGCAGCGGCTCGCGGGCACGTTCCCCGAGGACGTCGCGGGCCAGGTGCACGTGCTGCCGCGGTTCTGGGACGTCACCGAGGCCAGCGCCGTCTATCGACATGCCGCCGCGGTGCTGAGCATGGAGTGCCATTCGCCCCTGCTGGCGTTGGCCGAAGGCGTTCCCGCTCTCTACCTGCGACAACCGACCGACACGATCAAGGGGCGGATGTGCGCCGACCTCGACCGGCAGGTCGTCGAGCTCGCGTCGCCGACCGCCACCGGTGACGTCACCGACTGGGTCGCCCGGACCCATGCCGACCTGCCAGCCGCCCGGGCGGCCACCGACCAGGCTCGCGCACGCGCGCACGACCGGCTGCGCGAGATGGTCGCCAAGGCTCTGGAGGCGGTCGCCGAGAAGGTCGGCTGA
- a CDS encoding GntR family transcriptional regulator, with product MSADADEPGTLHDRIKHDLRAMIARGEYAADVPFITQRQVCERYGVSTTTAVRALNELVADGLLVRRRGKGTFVAEQTPHHPTDRSDRSGRAPAPTIACIVQGLFAAHVAQLARGVESVCAELGYRMVLSDSDASSEREASALRQALETGAAGVVLYPVEGQANLELLDDLRRQGTPIVFVDRYHADFPTDAVLADNFAIGYELTKHLIERGHERIGTLWSETHCTSVGDRLSGHAQALREHGLPVRPELTVLRSYWPNPKQLRRTILSRLMGGDKPTVVLCVNGYVLAQAAIDLLELGVAIPDEVDLASMDDAGPYDILPLSAVAAALPSYAMGQRAMRMLADRIGTADPYRGVQHVVLPVEIRSREAASAYLRAVSSTPD from the coding sequence ATGTCGGCCGATGCGGACGAGCCTGGCACGCTGCACGACCGGATCAAGCACGATCTCCGGGCCATGATCGCTCGCGGCGAGTACGCCGCGGACGTCCCGTTCATCACTCAGCGGCAGGTGTGCGAGCGCTATGGCGTCAGCACCACCACCGCGGTCCGGGCCCTCAACGAGCTGGTCGCCGATGGCCTGCTGGTCCGACGCCGTGGGAAGGGCACGTTCGTCGCCGAACAAACGCCCCACCATCCCACCGACCGGTCCGACCGGTCCGGCCGTGCACCCGCGCCGACGATCGCCTGCATCGTCCAGGGCTTGTTCGCCGCACACGTCGCCCAGCTCGCGCGAGGCGTCGAGTCGGTCTGCGCCGAGCTCGGCTACCGCATGGTGCTGTCCGACTCCGACGCCTCTTCGGAACGGGAGGCGAGCGCGCTGCGCCAGGCGCTCGAGACCGGGGCGGCCGGCGTCGTGCTCTACCCGGTCGAGGGACAGGCCAACCTCGAGCTCCTCGACGACCTACGGCGCCAGGGAACGCCGATCGTCTTCGTCGACCGCTATCACGCCGACTTTCCCACCGATGCGGTCCTCGCCGACAACTTCGCGATCGGGTACGAGCTCACCAAGCACCTCATCGAGCGCGGCCACGAACGGATCGGGACCCTGTGGAGCGAGACGCACTGCACGAGCGTCGGCGACCGGCTGTCCGGACACGCCCAGGCCCTCCGCGAGCACGGCTTGCCGGTACGACCGGAACTCACCGTCCTCCGCTCCTACTGGCCGAATCCGAAACAGCTCCGCCGGACGATCCTGTCGCGCCTCATGGGCGGCGACAAGCCGACCGTCGTGCTGTGTGTCAACGGGTACGTGCTCGCCCAGGCCGCGATCGACCTGCTCGAGCTCGGGGTCGCGATCCCCGACGAGGTCGATCTGGCCAGCATGGACGACGCGGGTCCGTACGACATCCTGCCACTCAGCGCGGTCGCCGCCGCCCTTCCGTCGTACGCCATGGGGCAGCGAGCGATGCGGATGCTCGCGGACCGCATCGGCACGGCCGATCCGTACCGCGGCGTCCAGCACGTTGTGCTGCCCGTCGAGATCCGGAGCCGGGAAGCCGCCTCTGCCTACCTCCGCGCCGTGAGCTCGACGCCCGACTAG
- a CDS encoding LacI family DNA-binding transcriptional regulator — protein MGDRQVTLKDVAEKAGVSTAVVSAVISGGTNNIRMSEATRERVAHAIAETGYRVNHAAKSLSMSRSGVIAAVVPKIANPVFEFAIRGMHAAAEENGDVLMLADALWIEPGSRLMSRMAGTGMVDGFLVRSTHWGTETITELIGRRIPFVILQTPVPRGHTSVWVDDVAGIATATEHLLELGHRRVAMVGGPESATLGGPRVEGYLQALRAFGVSVEPSLVRQCGYDADIVGREVQALLGSEAPPTALLVDNIMVAQNAVAAIVDAGVRVPDDLSIVVYQDLPFADAMRPAPTTVRMPLYEAGMRGYRTLRKMIDGVKVRSAVVSTPRPRLIDRGSTAPPRV, from the coding sequence ATGGGCGATCGACAGGTGACGCTCAAGGACGTCGCGGAGAAGGCGGGCGTCTCGACGGCTGTCGTGTCAGCGGTGATCTCGGGTGGCACGAACAACATCCGGATGAGCGAGGCGACCCGCGAGCGGGTGGCGCATGCCATCGCCGAGACGGGCTACCGCGTGAACCACGCGGCGAAGTCGCTCAGCATGTCGCGTTCCGGCGTGATCGCTGCCGTCGTCCCCAAGATCGCCAACCCGGTGTTCGAGTTCGCGATCCGCGGCATGCACGCGGCGGCGGAGGAGAACGGCGACGTGCTGATGCTGGCCGACGCCCTGTGGATCGAACCGGGGAGCCGGCTGATGAGCAGGATGGCCGGAACCGGCATGGTGGACGGCTTCCTCGTCCGCTCGACGCACTGGGGAACGGAGACGATCACCGAGCTGATCGGTCGCCGGATCCCGTTCGTGATCCTGCAGACGCCGGTTCCGCGCGGCCACACCAGCGTCTGGGTCGACGACGTCGCCGGCATCGCTACCGCGACCGAGCACCTGCTCGAGCTGGGACACCGCCGCGTCGCCATGGTGGGGGGACCCGAGTCCGCCACGCTCGGCGGCCCTCGGGTCGAGGGATACCTCCAGGCGTTGCGCGCGTTCGGCGTCTCGGTGGAGCCGTCCCTGGTCCGGCAGTGCGGGTACGACGCGGACATCGTCGGCCGAGAAGTCCAAGCCCTGTTGGGATCTGAGGCTCCGCCGACCGCGTTGCTCGTCGACAACATCATGGTCGCGCAGAACGCTGTCGCGGCGATCGTCGACGCCGGCGTGCGGGTTCCGGACGACCTTTCGATCGTCGTCTACCAGGACCTCCCGTTCGCCGACGCGATGCGTCCCGCGCCGACGACCGTGCGCATGCCGCTCTACGAGGCGGGGATGCGGGGGTACCGGACGCTCCGGAAGATGATCGACGGCGTGAAGGTCCGCTCCGCGGTCGTGTCCACGCCACGCCCGCGGCTGATCGACCGCGGCTCGACGGCGCCGCCGCGCGTCTGA
- a CDS encoding DUF3151 domain-containing protein, with product MTSENLLGGPPETKLPENDEARALLDGGSDPGDVARAHPTYSLAWALLAERALADGKDLEPYAYARVGYHRGLDSLRRNGWKGHGPVPWEHEPNRGFLRALAALSKAAGLIGEAEEEERCRTFLTDSSATAGKELFG from the coding sequence ATGACGTCTGAGAACCTGCTCGGTGGTCCGCCCGAGACCAAGCTGCCGGAGAACGACGAGGCCCGCGCGCTGCTCGACGGCGGCAGCGACCCGGGCGACGTGGCCCGCGCCCACCCGACGTACTCCCTGGCCTGGGCCCTGCTCGCCGAACGTGCCCTCGCCGACGGCAAGGACCTCGAGCCGTATGCGTACGCCCGCGTCGGCTACCACCGCGGCCTCGACTCGCTTCGGCGGAACGGGTGGAAGGGGCACGGCCCGGTGCCGTGGGAGCACGAGCCCAACCGGGGCTTCCTCCGCGCCCTCGCCGCGCTGAGCAAGGCGGCCGGCCTGATCGGCGAGGCGGAGGAAGAGGAGCGTTGCCGTACGTTCCTCACCGACTCCAGCGCGACGGCTGGCAAGGAGCTCTTCGGCTGA